TGAGTGGCTCAGCATGAATGGTGTGGGACCAGCCTGGGTGTTGCTTTGGTTGTTGCCCTGGGCGCTTACTGATGGACCGATTTCGGGGGCATTCGCGGGGTTGGCCTTGGGATTGGTCCTGGACGGACTCAGCCTTGAGGGGGTCACGCAGGTGCCAGCACTCTTAGCGCTGGGTTGGTGGTGGGGTCGACTGGGGCGTCGGGGCAGTCAGATTCAACGCAGCCTCAATTTGGGTTTATTGGCCTGGCTTGGTTCGGTGGGATTGGGTCTGAGTGTGTTTTTGCAGGTGTTGATCCGTGAAGGGGGCACCCTGGATTCGTTCACCCAAGCCTGGGGCTGGCAGACCCTTTGGAGCCAGGCCCTGATCACGGGGCTTTTGGCTCCAATGTTGGTGTCTTTGCAATTGTTGTTTTGGCGTCGGAGGGTGCCGTCATGACCTTTCAGCTGACGCGTCGACGGTTGTTGTTGGCTGCCGTGGCGGCTGGCTTGGCGGCTTGTGGGCGACGAAGCCCTGGACCAGAACTGAATTTGTGGACGTTGCAGCTTGCGCCCAAGTTCAACCGCTATTTCGCCGATTTGATAGCGGCTTGGACAACGGTGCATCCCGAGGATTCGGTGCGCTGGACGGATCTGCCTTGGGGGTCGGTGGAACGCAAATTGTTGGCTGCTGTCTATGCCCGCACAGCTCCCGATCTGGTGAATTTGAACCCACCTTTTGCGGCGAATTTGGCCAGTAAAGGGGGGCTCACGGATCTCACGCCCCTACTGCCATCGGATGCGGCTGAGCGCTATTTGCCATCGGTGTGGCAGGCCTGTCGCGACCCAGATGCCGGACAGATCGCTGTGCCTTGGTATCTCACCGTTCGGCTCAGTTTGGTGAATCGAGAGCTGTTGGATCAGGCCGATATCGCGGCACCGCCGACCCGATGGGATGAGATTCCTGCCTTTGCCCGGCAGATTCGGAAGCGGACGGGGCGGTATGGCCTCTTCCTCACCACGGTGCCAGACGATTCTGCTGAGATGTTGGAAACCCTCGTCCAGATGGGGGTCTCGTTGTTGGATTCGGAGCGACGCGCCGCGTTCAATAGCCCAGCTGGCCGCAGGGCGTTCCAGTTTTGGACCGATTTATATCAAGAGGGATTGTTGCCGCGGGAAGTCGTCAGTCAGGGCCAACGGCGGGCGATTGAACTGTTCCAGAGCGGGGATTTGGCGATGGCGGCCACAGGGGCTGAGTTCTTGCGCAGCATCCAAACGAATGCACCAGGGGTGGCCGCGGTGACGGAGTCACATCCGCCCGTAACGGGTGCTGATGGCATGGCGAATGTCGCCTTGATGACGTTGGCGGTGCCTCGGCAAAGCAGCAAGCAGGCCCTAGCCCTTGAGTTGGCTCTGTTCCTCACCGATGCCACCAACCAGGCGCGTTTTGCCACCGAAGCACGGGTTCTTCCCTCGTCTGTGGAGGCTTTGGCCATGGTGAGGTCCCAACTGGAGCGAGAGAAAACCCGCACGCCTCAGCAGGATCAGATTCGTCAAGCGCGGTTGCTGTCGGCGATCACGTTGGAGCGGGCTCGTGTTTTGGTGCCGGCTTTGCCAGGAATTAAACGATTGCAGAAAATCCTCTACACCCAGTTGCAGCGAGCGATGCTGGGCCAAGTGGACAGCGCTGAAGCACTCGGGGCTGCGGCCATGGAGTGGGATCGATATGCCGCGTCGCGTTGGCCCCTGGATGGAAGTAATTCTTAAGAGAATCGGTAAACCACCTGTGCATCAGGCTCCTGGCTCCTGTTCTCATCCCCTGACCGGTAAAGTTTCAACTCGTTAAGCAAGGTGCTGATGACGGGCGAGTTGCCGTCACAACCAAAAGCAACGGTTCTTGTTGTGGATGACGAAGCCGCGGTTCGCCGTGTCTTGGTCATGCGTCTACAGCTCTCGGGCTATCGCGTCGTTTGCGCCGAGGATGGCGAACAGGCGTTGGAGTTGTTCCATAGCGAGTCGCCGGATCTCATCGTTCTGGATGTGATGTTGCCCAAGCTCGATGGCTTTGCCGTGTGCCGTCGTCTTCGGGCTGAATCATGCGTACCGATCATTTTTCTTTCGGCTGTTGAAGCCATCTCCGAGCGCGTCGCCGGCCTCGACTTAGGAGCTGACGACTATCTTCCAAAGCCTTTTAGCCCCAAAGAGCTCGAAGCCCGCATCGCAACGATTCTTCGTCGCGTTGGCCGTGGCAATGCTGTTGTTGAAAGTCGCGAACTTCCCACTGGTCAGGGCGTGCTTCGTCTAGGTGAATTAGTCGTCGATACCAACCGCCGTCAGGTCACCCGCGGCAGTGAGCGCATCAACCTCACCTACACCGAGTTCAGCCTGTTGGAATTGCTCTTCCGCGATCCAGGCCATGTTGTTCCACGGGCTGAAATCCTGGAGCAATTGTGGGGATATCCCCCTCGCCGGGCTGCCGATCTTCGCGTCGTTGACGTCTATGTGGCCCGTTTACGCGGCAAGCTCGAACCGGATCCACGCAATCCTGAGCTCATTTTGACGGTGCGCGGCATCGGTTATTCCTCACAGCGTGTGGGCGAAGTGTCCGCGACGGCCTAATCCAAGCAGCCTGAAGTCCTCTGGCCCGGCAAGATATGGCCGACTGCCCTTGCTGCATTGTCTGAGCTGCGCGATACCCGCCTCGAGAAGGCAAATACTTTGGAGCAGCTAGGGCAGGGGCCCTACGCGCTCACGTTTGACCCCAGTCATCGGATGGCGGAGTTACAGGCAGACCATGCTGATCTCCCCAATGGTGAGGAGCGTGAGCTGAGTGTGGCCGTCGCCGGTCGCG
The DNA window shown above is from Synechococcus sp. CC9902 and carries:
- a CDS encoding extracellular solute-binding protein is translated as MTFQLTRRRLLLAAVAAGLAACGRRSPGPELNLWTLQLAPKFNRYFADLIAAWTTVHPEDSVRWTDLPWGSVERKLLAAVYARTAPDLVNLNPPFAANLASKGGLTDLTPLLPSDAAERYLPSVWQACRDPDAGQIAVPWYLTVRLSLVNRELLDQADIAAPPTRWDEIPAFARQIRKRTGRYGLFLTTVPDDSAEMLETLVQMGVSLLDSERRAAFNSPAGRRAFQFWTDLYQEGLLPREVVSQGQRRAIELFQSGDLAMAATGAEFLRSIQTNAPGVAAVTESHPPVTGADGMANVALMTLAVPRQSSKQALALELALFLTDATNQARFATEARVLPSSVEALAMVRSQLEREKTRTPQQDQIRQARLLSAITLERARVLVPALPGIKRLQKILYTQLQRAMLGQVDSAEALGAAAMEWDRYAASRWPLDGSNS
- the rpaB gene encoding response regulator transcription factor RpaB yields the protein MTGELPSQPKATVLVVDDEAAVRRVLVMRLQLSGYRVVCAEDGEQALELFHSESPDLIVLDVMLPKLDGFAVCRRLRAESCVPIIFLSAVEAISERVAGLDLGADDYLPKPFSPKELEARIATILRRVGRGNAVVESRELPTGQGVLRLGELVVDTNRRQVTRGSERINLTYTEFSLLELLFRDPGHVVPRAEILEQLWGYPPRRAADLRVVDVYVARLRGKLEPDPRNPELILTVRGIGYSSQRVGEVSATA